TTTAGCAGATGATGGGATTTGGACAAAAGAAGACTTAACAGACTACACCTTTATTGCACAAACCATTGACAATGATTATATTGTCGCAACAGATGAACAAACACTAGTTATCCCTTATTCTTGCTATCAATCTGATAGTGAATCATTTGATGTATCTGTCTTCACCTTTTTTTCACTTGTTGAGGATAATGAACTACACTCAAAAATCATCGCCAAAATAGACTAGAGGATAGGTTCCTGCTAGTCTATTTTTTACATTAAAAATACTATATGTTAACAATATCACTCTATACTTTCATTTACTAAATTTTCCGTTTACAGTGACATACTCAACAAAATAAATCATAACATAAATTAAAGTAAAAAAAGACAGTCGTTTAATTGATGTGTTTTTAAATCTTTTAATAACCCCAAACCAAAAAGTGAATGACCAAAAACCAACAATACAATGATACTAATATGATGGTATTGTAAATACCCCATATAAATCATGAAATGCTAAACACTATTAAGAAACAAAAAAATTTTTATTAAAAATGATATAACGCGTTTCAATTGAGGTATGCTATTATATATTTTTTGCTTTTTTTCCACCCTGTTCTCCCTGATACAATCCTTTTATGACTATATACTTATCCTTCATAACAATCTTACTTAAAGTTTTTCAAAAAAACGATACTCACTTTTTTATATTATATTAAATAAACGGAAAAATAATGACATTAGAAAAACTAATGAAACTAATAACATGTTTATGTCTTAAAAAATGTATCGTTATCTAATCAATTCACCTAATCATCATAATAAAAACTATGAACTGAAGCTTATTCCTCCAATTCATAGTTTTAATCACATTTAATCTATTACAATTAATTCTTTTGGATACTCATTTAAAATCTGACAGCCATCTTTTGTTACGACAACTAAATCTTCAATTCGAACACCAACTTCTCCAGAAATATAAATACCGGGTTCAATTGAGAAAATCATTCCTTCTTCAACTATATCTGTATTACTTGCTGATACATCTCCAGCCTCATGTACCTCTGTGCCGATAAAATGTCCTGTCCTATGAGTAAAGTACTCTCCATATCCTTTTGAGTCAATATAATCTCTTGCCGCTGCGTCAATATCACATAAACGAACGCCAGGTTTAACTGTTTCAATTGCTCGCTTATTTGCTTCGAGTACCGTTTCGTATACATCACGGCTTTTATCAGATACCTCTTTATAAAAAACAGTTCGCGTCATATCAGAACAATACCCATTTTTCACACCACCGATATCTAAAATAATACTATCACCAGGTTTTACCTTTGAATCGTCATTCATATGATGCGGATCAGCTCCATTAGCACCATAAGCGACAATTGGTTCGAATGAGAAGCCATCATTACCTAATTTATGATAAATTTTTTCTAATCGTTCCGTCATGTTTAATTCAGTTAATTCTTCTGGGATTAAACCGATTAATTGATTCATCGCCAAATCATTATCATGAGAGGCTTCTAACATTTTTTCTATTTCTTCTTCAGTTTTAACTGCTCTCACTTTATCAATGACATTGGAACTTAACGTATATTGACTAATAGGTGCATCTAATTCTTTCATAATATCTAATAAAAAATGGGCTGCCCAATTTTTTTCAACTGCTATTGGTTTGTTACGATCTAGTTCTTTAGCTAATGTTAAAACACCCATTCCTTTATCAGTATCATCAACAAAAATAATTGGCATTCCTAATGATTCTTCAGAAACAGGAAACAATCGATTTATCACAGCTACGTGGTGGCCATCTTCTTTAATAATTAAAGCAACTAAACGTTCTCCCGGATCAATGGATTGTCCTGTCAAGTAGGCAATTGATGCCTGATCCGATACGATTAATTGAGGTAACTGTTGTCGTTTCATCTCTTGTAATACACGGTTCATTCGTTCTTTATTCATTAAACTTCGTCTCCTTTTTCTTGAATAAAAAAACGGTAGAAAACTCTACCGTTTCACTTATTTTATTGTACTTCATAACGGCATTCACCGTCTAGGTAAGTTGCTTCTAAATTTAATGATTTGTCTAGAACAATAAAGTCAGCCGCACGACCTGGCTTAATCATGCCACATACGTCATCTATTTTACAACTAATGGCGGGAACATAACTTGCCATCATAATGGCTTCAGCAGGTGTCGCAATCCCCCACTCTACCACGTTTTTAACAGCTTCTTTTAATTTCAAAATACTACCGGCTAGATTTCCCTCTTGCATTCTGGCAGTGCCATCTTTAACCGTTACTTTAAATTCACCCAACATATATTCTCCATCAGGCATCCCCCCAGCCATCATACAATCAGTAATTAGTGCCACATGATCTCGACCAGTTGAATCCATTAAAATTTCAGCAGCTGTAGGATGAACATGATGACCATCACAAATTAATTCTGAAAAAACATGTTCCAAACTAAGTGCTGCTCCTACCATTCCTGGCTCTCGGTGATTTAAACCACGCATCCCATTATAAGTATGAACAAAGACACTTGCACCTGACTCAACTACTTCTTTCGCTTGAGCAAGTGTGGCATTACTGTGACCAAGAGACACAACAACTCCTTCATTTGTCACTTGTTGAACAAATTCTTTTACGCCTTC
This genomic stretch from Vagococcus sp. CY52-2 harbors:
- a CDS encoding Xaa-Pro peptidase family protein, which encodes MNKERMNRVLQEMKRQQLPQLIVSDQASIAYLTGQSIDPGERLVALIIKEDGHHVAVINRLFPVSEESLGMPIIFVDDTDKGMGVLTLAKELDRNKPIAVEKNWAAHFLLDIMKELDAPISQYTLSSNVIDKVRAVKTEEEIEKMLEASHDNDLAMNQLIGLIPEELTELNMTERLEKIYHKLGNDGFSFEPIVAYGANGADPHHMNDDSKVKPGDSIILDIGGVKNGYCSDMTRTVFYKEVSDKSRDVYETVLEANKRAIETVKPGVRLCDIDAAARDYIDSKGYGEYFTHRTGHFIGTEVHEAGDVSASNTDIVEEGMIFSIEPGIYISGEVGVRIEDLVVVTKDGCQILNEYPKELIVID
- the nagA gene encoding N-acetylglucosamine-6-phosphate deacetylase; this translates as MKKVIYADKFFLASGEVGPGYLEINDDIFGNVTHEIPNEYDELIDLSGKWVAPGLVDTHIHGFKNHDVMDNDADGLKVMSEALLSCGVTSFLPTTLTSDHKRLKEVATTIGKVKNQVNGAKIQGIYFEGPFFTEEHKGAQNPGYFSDPSIEVFHEWQDASGGMIKKIALAPEREGVKEFVQQVTNEGVVVSLGHSNATLAQAKEVVESGASVFVHTYNGMRGLNHREPGMVGAALSLEHVFSELICDGHHVHPTAAEILMDSTGRDHVALITDCMMAGGMPDGEYMLGEFKVTVKDGTARMQEGNLAGSILKLKEAVKNVVEWGIATPAEAIMMASYVPAISCKIDDVCGMIKPGRAADFIVLDKSLNLEATYLDGECRYEVQ